A section of the Methanobrevibacter oralis genome encodes:
- a CDS encoding DUF357 domain-containing protein: MSELKSPEKIAIDIKKLERNLKQVENIEFIGKEKEVYDRAIDYWNDSKYYLKKEDMRTAFGCIEYSHGLLDALRMIHSII; the protein is encoded by the coding sequence ATGAGTGAATTAAAAAGTCCAGAGAAGATAGCTATTGATATTAAAAAATTAGAGAGAAACTTAAAGCAAGTTGAAAATATTGAATTTATTGGAAAAGAAAAAGAAGTTTATGATAGAGCTATTGATTATTGGAATGATTCTAAGTATTATCTTAAAAAAGAGGATATGCGAACAGCATTTGGATGTATTGAATACTCACATGGACTACTTGATGCTTTAAGGATGATTCATAGTATTATATAA
- the pgsA gene encoding archaetidylinositol phosphate synthase, with protein MLESLRPFLTKILNPIAQNLNINPNIITIISPFVAIIAAYGFANHMLILATTAILASGFLDVMDGAIARYHNKSSKFGAFLDSTMDRFADAIIYIGIIFGGYCDWFIGILAIHSAITVSYVKARAESQGATCNVGIAERAVRMIILMIGALVGYFTQSIYFTYIIMILVILSYITVFQRVYHVWRQLK; from the coding sequence ATGCTCGAAAGTCTAAGACCATTTTTAACAAAAATATTGAATCCAATTGCTCAAAATCTTAATATAAATCCAAACATTATAACTATTATCTCACCATTCGTAGCAATAATAGCTGCTTATGGATTTGCAAATCATATGTTAATCTTAGCTACAACAGCTATTTTAGCTAGTGGATTTTTAGATGTTATGGATGGAGCCATTGCAAGATATCATAATAAGTCATCTAAATTTGGAGCATTTCTAGATTCAACAATGGATAGATTTGCAGATGCAATAATATATATTGGAATCATATTCGGAGGATATTGTGATTGGTTTATTGGCATATTAGCTATTCATTCTGCAATAACAGTAAGTTATGTAAAAGCAAGAGCAGAATCACAAGGTGCAACATGTAATGTTGGAATAGCTGAAAGAGCAGTCCGTATGATTATTTTAATGATAGGTGCTTTAGTCGGATATTTCACTCAATCAATTTACTTTACATATATAATTATGATTTTAGTGATATTATCCTACATTACAGTATTTCAAAGAGTTTACCATGTTTGGAGGCAATTAAAATGA
- a CDS encoding L-threonylcarbamoyladenylate synthase: MKILKTTNDNLDENVINESIEVLANGGVILYPTDTVYGLGANIFDNTAVRKVFDIKNRNFLKPLSILISNTKSIDLVANVSILQKKVLNKYLPGPYTFILYKSKIVPLYVTGGRATVGVRVPKNEIACKLASLFPITTTSANISNEQVLDDPKDILKQLNCDVDLVIDVGPIESKASTIIDLTSNKMNYIKRD; encoded by the coding sequence ATGAAAATATTAAAAACTACAAATGATAATTTAGATGAAAATGTTATTAATGAATCTATTGAAGTTTTAGCTAATGGTGGTGTTATTTTATATCCAACAGACACTGTTTATGGATTAGGAGCTAATATTTTTGATAATACTGCTGTTAGAAAAGTTTTTGATATTAAAAATAGGAATTTTCTTAAACCTCTTTCAATTTTAATTTCTAATACTAAATCTATTGATTTGGTGGCTAATGTGTCTATTCTTCAAAAAAAAGTTTTAAATAAATATTTGCCTGGACCTTATACTTTTATTTTATATAAATCTAAGATTGTTCCACTTTATGTAACTGGAGGGAGAGCTACTGTTGGAGTTAGAGTTCCAAAAAATGAAATAGCTTGTAAATTAGCTAGTTTATTTCCAATAACAACTACTAGTGCTAATATTTCTAATGAACAGGTCTTAGATGATCCTAAAGATATTTTAAAACAATTAAATTGTGATGTTGATTTGGTCATTGATGTAGGACCAATCGAATCAAAAGCATCTACAATTATTGATTTAACTTCTAATAAGATGAATTATATAAAAAGAGATTAA
- the radB gene encoding DNA repair and recombination protein RadB: protein MKVLANFEDNSKIPSNSSLDEILDGGIEKGIITQIFGPPSSGKSNIALTLAVNVAKSGRKVIYIDTEGGISINRIKQIANYDFDKVASNIMVFEPTNFLEQDNDLKTIETWFRRNNNQVDLVVLDSAVALYRVDDMKSSKLNKVLGRQMGILSGIARKYDVAVLLTNQIYSSFDNEGNNDIKAVGGTILQYWSKVIIQLEKSENINERVATLIRHRSLAEGKQVAFKITSRGII, encoded by the coding sequence ATGAAAGTATTAGCTAATTTTGAAGATAATTCTAAAATTCCATCTAACTCCTCTTTAGACGAAATATTAGATGGAGGAATTGAAAAAGGTATTATAACTCAGATTTTTGGACCTCCAAGCTCGGGTAAAAGTAACATTGCTTTAACATTAGCTGTTAATGTAGCTAAAAGTGGTAGAAAAGTCATTTATATTGATACTGAAGGTGGTATTTCAATTAATAGGATTAAACAAATAGCTAATTATGATTTTGACAAGGTAGCTAGTAATATAATGGTTTTTGAACCAACTAATTTTTTAGAACAAGATAATGACTTAAAAACTATTGAAACATGGTTTAGAAGGAATAATAATCAAGTAGATCTAGTTGTTTTGGATTCTGCTGTTGCACTTTACAGGGTAGATGATATGAAATCTTCGAAGTTAAATAAAGTTTTAGGTAGGCAGATGGGAATATTATCTGGTATTGCTCGTAAATATGATGTAGCAGTTCTTTTAACAAATCAAATTTATAGTTCTTTTGATAATGAAGGCAACAATGATATTAAAGCTGTTGGTGGTACTATTTTACAATATTGGAGTAAAGTAATAATTCAATTAGAAAAAAGTGAAAATATTAATGAGAGAGTAGCTACCTTAATTCGCCACAGAAGTTTAGCAGAAGGAAAACAAGTTGCTTTTAAAATTACTTCAAGAGGAATTATTTAA
- a CDS encoding tyrosine-type recombinase/integrase, with translation MNMETDKELLEDFARTRNIKNTTKRIYQASIELYAKYNEKTMVELIQEAETEEEKGIRWKHRKIKKRLIEFRIFLTENYLKSYVKSTLGRIISIYKHYEIEIHNLPLQSNKNLTEPVPITFKDLPDKKIIKQSLKIANPLMRAIILFMSSSGCARRETLNITIQDFLNATSDYHNSNNIYEVINILKNRDDIIPTFKIRRVKTNKYYHTFCSPEAVTEIINYLLTINKNIKNNDFLFTVHPVTLINYFNEINNKLDLGKKGTYIRFRSHMLRKFHASALQNNGMNKEDINSMQGKSQNATDESYFFEDPNKLREKYIQHMDCLTINLDVNNLNIKSPEYTKLETENHTLKSELNKMDEIMARLTKLEQQN, from the coding sequence ATGAATATGGAAACAGACAAAGAACTATTAGAGGACTTCGCAAGAACAAGAAACATCAAAAACACCACCAAAAGAATATACCAAGCATCAATAGAATTATATGCAAAATACAATGAAAAAACCATGGTAGAACTAATACAAGAAGCTGAAACAGAAGAAGAAAAAGGCATAAGATGGAAACACAGAAAAATAAAAAAAAGACTAATCGAATTCAGAATATTCTTAACAGAAAACTACCTAAAAAGCTATGTTAAATCAACATTAGGTAGAATAATATCCATCTATAAACACTACGAAATAGAAATACACAACCTACCTTTACAAAGCAACAAAAATCTAACAGAACCAGTACCCATTACTTTTAAAGATTTACCTGACAAAAAAATTATTAAACAATCTTTAAAAATAGCTAATCCATTAATGAGAGCAATAATATTATTCATGTCCAGCAGTGGCTGTGCTAGGAGAGAAACATTAAACATCACTATTCAAGATTTCTTAAATGCAACTAGTGATTATCATAACAGTAATAATATTTATGAAGTAATCAACATTTTAAAAAATAGGGATGATATAATCCCTACTTTTAAGATAAGACGTGTTAAAACAAATAAGTATTATCATACTTTTTGCAGTCCAGAAGCAGTAACCGAAATAATAAACTACTTACTAACAATTAATAAAAATATTAAAAACAACGATTTTTTATTCACAGTACATCCTGTAACACTTATTAATTACTTCAACGAAATCAACAATAAATTAGATTTAGGGAAAAAAGGAACATATATTCGCTTCCGTAGCCATATGTTACGCAAATTTCATGCAAGTGCATTACAAAATAATGGAATGAACAAAGAAGATATAAACAGTATGCAAGGTAAATCACAAAATGCAACAGATGAATCATATTTCTTTGAAGATCCAAACAAACTCCGTGAAAAATATATTCAACATATGGATTGTTTAACTATAAATTTAGATGTGAATAATTTGAATATTAAAAGTCCAGAGTATACTAAACTTGAAACTGAAAATCACACATTAAAATCAGAATTAAATAAAATGGATGAAATAATGGCAAGATTAACTAAACTAGAACAACAAAATTAA
- a CDS encoding restriction endonuclease subunit S, whose product MRKRGGGEKIETLCNKKWGVFVLSEIFEIKSTSSGIDKNKLINKKGRIPYITRTDENNGITDFIDKQSEKYIINECNVITIGLDTQTAFYQGNKFYTGQNIQIIYNKQLNKYNALFLIHLLKKLMEKFNWGGNGATLNRLNKSKILLPLDSKKTPDWNFMEKYMKNLEYKKINKYLDYIKNRI is encoded by the coding sequence TTGAGGAAAAGGGGGGGGGGTGAAAAAATAGAAACACTTTGTAATAAAAAATGGGGTGTTTTTGTTCTTTCAGAAATATTTGAAATAAAATCCACATCTAGTGGAATTGATAAAAATAAACTCATAAATAAAAAAGGAAGAATACCATATATTACAAGAACAGATGAAAATAATGGTATAACTGATTTTATAGATAAACAAAGTGAAAAATATATTATAAATGAATGTAATGTTATTACTATTGGTTTAGATACTCAGACAGCTTTTTATCAAGGAAATAAATTTTATACAGGTCAAAATATACAAATTATTTATAATAAACAATTAAATAAATATAATGCATTGTTTTTAATCCATTTATTAAAAAAACTAATGGAAAAATTTAATTGGGGTGGAAATGGAGCCACATTAAATAGGTTAAATAAAAGTAAGATATTATTACCATTAGACTCTAAAAAAACCCCCGATTGGAATTTTATGGAAAAATATATGAAAAATTTAGAATACAAAAAAATTAATAAATATCTAGATTATATTAAAAATAGGATATAA
- a CDS encoding restriction endonuclease subunit S, whose translation MIKELKDKTWGEYQLNDLFEVTGTKTTPLNELQTKNETMFPYPYITTKSNFMGVDGFYKYYTEEENVIVIDSATNGHVHYQWTKFSASDHVEKLIPKFKMNKYTGFFIVASIKSATNNKFNYGYKFSQARIKKQKIQLPTNSKGVPDFEFMENYMRNIEKKLINKYNEFINEKINKLEISVEEKGGG comes from the coding sequence ATGATTAAAGAACTAAAAGATAAAACATGGGGAGAATACCAATTAAATGACTTATTTGAAGTAACTGGAACTAAAACTACACCATTAAACGAACTCCAAACTAAAAATGAAACAATGTTTCCATATCCATATATAACTACAAAATCTAATTTCATGGGCGTGGATGGATTTTACAAATATTATACTGAAGAAGAAAATGTTATAGTTATTGATAGTGCTACTAATGGACATGTTCATTATCAATGGACTAAGTTTTCTGCATCAGATCATGTTGAAAAATTAATCCCGAAATTTAAAATGAATAAATATACTGGATTTTTTATTGTTGCATCTATAAAATCCGCAACAAATAATAAATTCAATTATGGTTACAAATTTAGTCAAGCTAGAATAAAAAAACAAAAAATACAACTACCAACTAATTCTAAAGGAGTGCCTGATTTTGAGTTTATGGAAAACTATATGCGCAATATTGAAAAAAAATTAATAAATAAATATAATGAATTTATCAATGAGAAAATTAATAAATTAGAAATTTCTGTTGAGGAAAAGGGGGGGGGGTGA
- a CDS encoding HsdM family class I SAM-dependent methyltransferase, with protein sequence MVNEKNTDLFIARLLDSAKINFKANESNIKEINEALKTASKKGTNSVGFPEFVGKSNDFIIVIEDKAETNKQALYCEKNPNKLDLRTKAINDYAENGAVHYAKHIIKNTNFKKIFAFGCSGDEKHHIIRPIFLDEHDYQLLDEVENFENFNENNIDKYYKEIILNETPAEVIEIEEVLEKSKELNELLTSRGSISDSEKPLVVSAILLALNENKNIDQSLNADEINNDGKIINDAVCCNLQRIKVETKIEAIMHQFNFIKDRPNLNEIDETLGKTPLKYFTEYIKDKIFPAISTIHEDILGFFYEEFIKYSGGDGQTLGIVLTPKHITELFCEILEITPKDKVLDPCAGTGSFLISAMNRMLEAVETNDDRDYIKQNNLHGIEIRENMFSIATTNMVLRGDGKTNLICADFLKQDSQKLKENKYTVGMMNPPYSLRKNKETAHLSEINFVKHLLDSLDDNARCAVIVPQSAMVGKNKEDRSIKKEILKKHTLEGVISLDGDTTFYRIGTIPCIAIFTANKAHPIDKRCKFINFEDDGYELSKHVGIIKTERAIERKEHLLQCWRDQIDAPTKFMVKSTIEPTDEWLHSFYYFNDNIPSQNFFKETMHEYLTFEFEMILKEKDYLFKE encoded by the coding sequence ATGGTTAATGAAAAAAATACTGATTTATTTATAGCAAGATTATTAGATAGTGCAAAAATAAATTTTAAAGCCAATGAAAGCAATATAAAAGAAATTAATGAAGCATTAAAAACAGCATCTAAAAAAGGCACTAACTCCGTAGGATTTCCAGAATTTGTTGGAAAATCCAATGATTTTATAATAGTTATTGAAGACAAAGCTGAAACAAATAAACAAGCATTATATTGTGAAAAAAATCCAAATAAATTAGATTTAAGAACAAAAGCAATAAATGATTATGCTGAAAATGGTGCAGTACATTATGCTAAACATATAATCAAAAATACCAATTTTAAAAAGATTTTTGCTTTTGGTTGTAGTGGTGATGAAAAACACCACATAATAAGACCCATATTTTTAGATGAACATGATTATCAATTACTTGATGAAGTTGAAAACTTTGAAAACTTTAATGAAAATAATATAGACAAATACTATAAAGAGATTATATTAAATGAAACTCCAGCAGAAGTTATAGAAATAGAAGAAGTGTTAGAAAAATCAAAAGAATTAAATGAACTTCTAACATCTAGAGGTAGTATAAGTGATTCAGAAAAACCATTAGTTGTTTCAGCAATATTACTCGCATTGAATGAAAATAAAAACATAGATCAATCACTTAATGCTGATGAAATTAATAATGATGGAAAAATAATAAACGATGCAGTATGTTGTAATCTACAAAGAATAAAAGTAGAAACAAAAATAGAAGCTATAATGCACCAATTTAATTTTATTAAAGATAGACCCAATCTTAATGAAATTGATGAAACATTAGGTAAAACACCTTTAAAGTATTTTACAGAATATATTAAAGATAAAATTTTTCCAGCAATCTCAACAATCCATGAAGACATATTAGGGTTTTTTTATGAAGAATTCATTAAATATAGTGGAGGTGATGGACAAACATTAGGAATTGTACTCACTCCAAAACATATTACAGAATTATTTTGTGAAATATTAGAAATAACTCCTAAAGATAAAGTTTTAGATCCATGTGCCGGTACAGGAAGCTTTTTAATCTCAGCAATGAATCGGATGTTAGAGGCAGTTGAAACTAATGATGATCGTGATTATATAAAACAAAATAATCTCCATGGTATTGAAATAAGAGAAAATATGTTTTCAATAGCAACTACAAATATGGTGTTAAGAGGTGATGGTAAAACAAACTTAATTTGTGCAGATTTCCTAAAACAAGATTCTCAAAAGTTAAAAGAAAATAAATATACAGTAGGTATGATGAATCCTCCATATTCACTAAGAAAAAATAAAGAGACTGCACATTTATCTGAAATAAACTTTGTTAAACATTTGCTTGATTCATTAGATGATAATGCACGTTGTGCCGTGATAGTGCCTCAATCTGCCATGGTTGGTAAAAATAAAGAAGATAGATCCATTAAAAAAGAAATACTTAAAAAACATACTTTGGAAGGAGTTATAAGTCTCGATGGAGACACTACATTTTATAGAATTGGGACTATACCCTGCATTGCAATATTCACTGCAAATAAAGCACATCCAATTGATAAAAGATGTAAGTTCATTAATTTTGAAGATGATGGCTACGAATTAAGTAAACATGTGGGAATTATAAAAACAGAAAGAGCTATCGAAAGAAAAGAACATTTATTGCAATGTTGGAGAGATCAAATTGATGCGCCAACTAAATTCATGGTAAAATCTACAATAGAACCAACTGATGAATGGTTACATTCATTTTATTATTTCAATGACAATATTCCCTCACAAAATTTTTTCAAAGAAACAATGCATGAATATCTAACTTTTGAATTTGAAATGATATTAAAAGAAAAAGATTATTTATTTAAGGAGTAA
- a CDS encoding ImmA/IrrE family metallo-endopeptidase: MIARAKINPKMMEWARLHAGFTNGYEEVLPLEIKNRYEKWENGDVSPTWKQLRTASKKFNLPTAFFFMKNPPMFDDSPNLINYRKLDIDSIYQSNSPALIENIHKSETRRLIFMELSEELGEDISSFNVPVLAHNKKAFSEYIREILDVSIETQKSWMKEKKHYSFLNNWKEIITNKLGILIFETEGVEIEEMRGLCILHDKIPIILLNGKDEPNGRIFTLFHELTHLLLGESAICGDDMNKSIEIFCNSVAGEFLVPEHDLLENINNSDLSDESLKGLYNTYGVSEYVILRRLFDLNKITKTEYDSKIDHYINFNTNTDDESKGFYLYNMVKYNGRPFYSLVLEAYDYGIISSLEFSKYTNLGQKQIPKLQEILFGGEQ; the protein is encoded by the coding sequence ATGATTGCCAGAGCGAAAATAAATCCAAAAATGATGGAATGGGCTAGACTTCATGCAGGATTTACAAATGGCTATGAAGAGGTTCTACCACTTGAAATAAAAAATAGATATGAAAAATGGGAAAATGGTGATGTTTCACCAACATGGAAACAATTAAGAACTGCAAGTAAAAAGTTTAATTTACCTACAGCATTCTTTTTCATGAAAAATCCACCCATGTTTGATGATTCGCCTAATTTAATAAATTATAGAAAGTTAGACATAGATTCTATTTATCAATCAAATTCTCCAGCATTAATTGAAAATATTCATAAATCAGAAACAAGGAGATTAATATTCATGGAACTATCCGAAGAATTAGGTGAAGATATATCCAGTTTTAATGTTCCTGTATTAGCTCATAATAAAAAAGCATTTTCAGAATACATTCGTGAAATTTTAGATGTTTCTATAGAAACTCAAAAATCATGGATGAAAGAAAAAAAACATTATTCTTTCTTAAATAATTGGAAAGAAATAATCACAAACAAATTAGGAATATTAATATTTGAAACTGAAGGTGTGGAAATTGAAGAAATGAGAGGATTATGCATACTACATGATAAAATCCCAATTATATTGTTAAATGGTAAAGATGAACCTAATGGTAGAATATTCACATTATTCCATGAATTAACACATTTGCTACTTGGAGAAAGTGCAATTTGTGGAGATGATATGAATAAATCAATTGAAATCTTCTGCAATTCAGTAGCAGGAGAATTCCTTGTACCTGAACATGATTTACTAGAAAATATTAACAACTCTGATTTATCTGATGAATCATTAAAAGGATTATATAATACATATGGAGTTAGTGAATATGTAATATTAAGAAGATTATTTGACCTTAATAAGATTACTAAAACTGAATATGATTCTAAAATCGACCACTACATTAATTTCAATACTAATACAGATGACGAATCCAAAGGATTTTACCTTTATAATATGGTTAAATATAATGGAAGACCTTTTTATTCGTTAGTTTTAGAGGCTTATGATTATGGGATTATAAGTTCATTAGAATTCTCAAAATATACTAATCTTGGTCAAAAACAAATCCCAAAATTACAAGAGATTTTATTTGGAGGAGAACAATGA